One part of the Paroedura picta isolate Pp20150507F chromosome 5, Ppicta_v3.0, whole genome shotgun sequence genome encodes these proteins:
- the B3GNT8 gene encoding UDP-GlcNAc:betaGal beta-1,3-N-acetylglucosaminyltransferase 8, with product MKGSRFLTVATALLTLVALKAYIEWSAEPHKRFPTPHEMNWQTSAFTPAQTTAEDALVVAPLRFNASLQQLRQNIPNSKAYWNRKQHQIFHALDAGWSNASAHACERSRDTERLSNIKDFGTYSELYRNFILSDECRNFPLLINQPGKCAHGKNHTFLLLAIKSLPGNFAARQAVRDSWGHEGEHGGLSVRTVFLLGTAGGQHGPNLQSMVAYEGQTFGDILMWDFEDTFFNLTLKDFLFLNWTLEHCHDVRFILKGDDDVFINTPKVVAYLSSLDDRKAIYMGQVMANASPFRVRKSKYYVPESYYIGPYPAYAGGGGYIFSGVLTQWLYVISQYIPFYPIDDVYTGLCFQALGIHPEAHPGFQTFDIAEKDRENPCVHRELLLVHQRTPHQTLHLWKQIQDPYLIC from the coding sequence ATGAAAGGGTCGCGGTTCCTCACGGTGGCTACTGCTTTGCTGACGCTGGTGGCCCTCAAGGCCTATATTGAGTGGTCTGCTGAACCACACAAGCGATTCCCGACTCCTCACGAGATGAACTGGCAAACCAGCGCTTTCACACCTGCACAGACCACAGCTGAAGATGCCCTGGTGGTTGCCCCACTCCGCTTCAATGCCTCCCTGCAGCAGCTGCGCCAGAATATCCCGAATTCCAAGGCCTATTGGAACAGAAAGCAGCACCAGATCTTCCATGCACTAGACGCTGGGTGGAGTAACGCCTCCGCACATGCATGtgaaaggtccagagacacagaAAGATTGAGCAATATCAAAGACTTTGGGACATATTCAGAGCTTTACAGGAACTTTATCCTGTCTGACGAATGCCGGAACTTTCCATTGTTGATCAACCAGCCAGGCAAGTGTGCCCATGGCAAGAACCATACTTTTCTGCTTCTGGCCATCAAATCTCTGCCAGGGAATTTCGCTGCCCGCCAGGCTGTACGGGACTCCTGGGGACATGAAGGTGAGCATGGTGGGCTATCTGTGCGCACCGTTTTCTTGTTGGGAACAGCTGGGGGCCAGCACGGACCCAACCTGCAAAGCATGGTGGCATACGAGGGGCAGACTTTTGGGGATATCTTGATGTGGGACTTTGAAGACACCTTTTTCAACCTGACACTGAAGGACTTCCTCTTTCTCAACTGGACACTGGAGCACTGCCATGATGTTCGCTTTATTCTCAAGGGGGATGACGACGTTTTCATCAACACGCCCAAGGTTGTGGCCTACCTGAGCTCTTTAGATGACCGTAAGGCAATCTACATGGGCCAAGTGATGGCCAATGCCTCACCGTTTCGGGTCCGTAAGAGCAAGTACTATGTTCCTGAGTCATATTACATAGGGCCATACCCAGCTTATGCAGGCGGTGGAGGCTACATCTTCTCAGGTGTGCTGACCCAGTGGCTCTATGTCATTTCTCAATACATACCCTTCTACCCAATAGATGATGTTTACACAGGGCTGTGTTTCCAAGCCCTGGGCATCCATCCTGAAGCACACCCTGGCTTCCAGACATTTGACATTGCGGAGAAGGACCGCGAGAACCCCTGTGTACATAGAGAATTACTCTTGGTCCACCAGCGAACCCCACACCAGActctccatctctggaaacaaATTCAGGACCCCTACCTTATATGTTAA
- the BCKDHA gene encoding 2-oxoisovalerate dehydrogenase subunit alpha, mitochondrial isoform X1 yields MATRAGLLRLLRLGRPPPPPPGPPPAPRPLHTRGSLRQEEFTSLEEKPQFPGASAEFVDRLEFIQPNVISGIPIYRVIDRQGQIVNPSEDPQLPKDQVLKFYQSMTLLNTMDRILYESQRQGRISFYMTNYGEEGTHIGSAAALNDTDLVFGQYREAGVLMHRGYPLDLFMAQCYGNASDPGKGRQMPVHYGCKDLHFVTISSPLATQIPQAVGSAYALKRENTDRIVICYFGEGAASEGDAHAGFNFAATLECPIIFFCRNNGYAISTPTYEQYRGDGIAARGPGYGIHSIRVDGNDVFAVYNATKEARRRAVAENQPFLIEAMTYRIGHHSTSDDSSAYRSVDEVNYWDKQDHPISRLRHYMVNQGWWDEDQEKSWRKKSRKRVMEAFEEAERKLKPKPQLLFSDVYCEIPWHIQKQQESLERHLKQYGEHYPLGQFEK; encoded by the exons GGATCCCTTCGGCAGGAAGAGTTTACCTCACTGGAAGAGAAGCCGCAGTTTCCGGGGGCTTCAGCTGAGTTTGTCGACCGCCTTGAGTTCATCCAACCCAATGTCATCTCGGGGATCCCCATCTACCGGGTCATCGACCGACAGGGGCAGATCGTCAACCCCAGCGAAGATCCCCAG CTTCCGAAAGACCAAGTCCTGAAGTTCTACCAGAGCATGACACTGCTCAATACGATGGACCGGATCCTGTATGAATCCCAGAGGCAG GGCCGGATATCCTTCTACATGACCAACTACGGAGAGGAAGGCACGCACATTGGCAGTGCAGCTGCCCTCAATGACACTGACCTGGTGTTTGGACAGTATCGAGAAGCAG gtgtcctGATGCACAGAGGGTACCCCCTGGACCTGTTCATGGCACAGTGCTATGGAAATGCCAGCGATCCTGGGAAGGGCCGTCAGATGCCGGTGCATTATGGTTGCAAAGACTTGCACTTCGTCACAATCTCGTCCCCTCTGGCCACACAGATCCCTCAAG CCGTTGGCTCCGCCTACGCCCTCAAGAGGGAGAACACCGACCGGATCGTGATCTGCTACTTCGGGGAAGGCGCAGCCAGCGAGGGAGACGCCCATGCCGGCTTCAACTTTGCTGCCACCCTCGAGTGCCCCATCATCTTCTTCTGCCGCAACAATGGCTACGCCATCTCCACCCCGACGTATGAGCAGTACCGGGGTGACGGTAttg ctgctCGGGGTCCGGGTTACGGTATCCACTCAATCCGGGTGGACGGCAACGACGTCTTTGCGGTGTACAATGCCACCAAGGAGGCCCGGCGTCGTGCCGTTGCCGAGAACCAGCCATTTCTCATTGAGGCCATGACGTACAG GATTGGACACCACAGTACAAGTGATGACAGCTCCGCCTACCGTTCGGTGGACGAGGTCAACTATTGGGACAAGCAGGACCACCCCATCTCTCGGCTCCGTCACTACATGGTGAACCAAGGCTGGTGGGACGAGGATCAGGAGAAAAGCTGGCGCAAGAAATCCCGCAAGAGG GTCATGGAGGCCTTTGAGGAGGCCGAGCGGAAACTGAAGCCCAAGCCTCAGCTTCTCTTCTCAGACGTTTACTGCGAGATACCCTGGCACATCCAGAAGCAGCAGGAATCCCTGGAGCGACACCTCAAGCAGTATGGGGAACACTATCCCTTGGGACAGTTTGAAAAGTGA
- the BCKDHA gene encoding 2-oxoisovalerate dehydrogenase subunit alpha, mitochondrial isoform X2 — protein MTLLNTMDRILYESQRQGRISFYMTNYGEEGTHIGSAAALNDTDLVFGQYREAGVLMHRGYPLDLFMAQCYGNASDPGKGRQMPVHYGCKDLHFVTISSPLATQIPQAVGSAYALKRENTDRIVICYFGEGAASEGDAHAGFNFAATLECPIIFFCRNNGYAISTPTYEQYRGDGIAARGPGYGIHSIRVDGNDVFAVYNATKEARRRAVAENQPFLIEAMTYRIGHHSTSDDSSAYRSVDEVNYWDKQDHPISRLRHYMVNQGWWDEDQEKSWRKKSRKRVMEAFEEAERKLKPKPQLLFSDVYCEIPWHIQKQQESLERHLKQYGEHYPLGQFEK, from the exons ATGACACTGCTCAATACGATGGACCGGATCCTGTATGAATCCCAGAGGCAG GGCCGGATATCCTTCTACATGACCAACTACGGAGAGGAAGGCACGCACATTGGCAGTGCAGCTGCCCTCAATGACACTGACCTGGTGTTTGGACAGTATCGAGAAGCAG gtgtcctGATGCACAGAGGGTACCCCCTGGACCTGTTCATGGCACAGTGCTATGGAAATGCCAGCGATCCTGGGAAGGGCCGTCAGATGCCGGTGCATTATGGTTGCAAAGACTTGCACTTCGTCACAATCTCGTCCCCTCTGGCCACACAGATCCCTCAAG CCGTTGGCTCCGCCTACGCCCTCAAGAGGGAGAACACCGACCGGATCGTGATCTGCTACTTCGGGGAAGGCGCAGCCAGCGAGGGAGACGCCCATGCCGGCTTCAACTTTGCTGCCACCCTCGAGTGCCCCATCATCTTCTTCTGCCGCAACAATGGCTACGCCATCTCCACCCCGACGTATGAGCAGTACCGGGGTGACGGTAttg ctgctCGGGGTCCGGGTTACGGTATCCACTCAATCCGGGTGGACGGCAACGACGTCTTTGCGGTGTACAATGCCACCAAGGAGGCCCGGCGTCGTGCCGTTGCCGAGAACCAGCCATTTCTCATTGAGGCCATGACGTACAG GATTGGACACCACAGTACAAGTGATGACAGCTCCGCCTACCGTTCGGTGGACGAGGTCAACTATTGGGACAAGCAGGACCACCCCATCTCTCGGCTCCGTCACTACATGGTGAACCAAGGCTGGTGGGACGAGGATCAGGAGAAAAGCTGGCGCAAGAAATCCCGCAAGAGG GTCATGGAGGCCTTTGAGGAGGCCGAGCGGAAACTGAAGCCCAAGCCTCAGCTTCTCTTCTCAGACGTTTACTGCGAGATACCCTGGCACATCCAGAAGCAGCAGGAATCCCTGGAGCGACACCTCAAGCAGTATGGGGAACACTATCCCTTGGGACAGTTTGAAAAGTGA